The Takifugu flavidus isolate HTHZ2018 chromosome 17, ASM371156v2, whole genome shotgun sequence genome contains a region encoding:
- the nrn1a gene encoding neuritin: MGVSWSCRCLALCLALHIVSVLTAVGGATRCDSVFKGFSDCLLQLGEDMRSYPEHLDQRQNLQHICRYWDNFHSCAATALADCQEGAADLWEKLKEESRRMDIRGSLFELCGRGNAAPSLSAGRGVALVLSVLPTILTGLAF; this comes from the exons ATGGGAGTTTCCTGGTCCTGCAGATGCCTCGCGCTCTGTCTCGCGCTGCACATCG tGTCGGTGCTGAcggcggtgggcggggccacccGCTGCGACTCCGTCTTCAAAGGCTTCTCCGactgtctgctgcagctgggggaGGACATGAGGTCGTACCCGGAACACCTGGACCAGCgccagaacctgcagcacatctgcag GTACTGGGACAACTTCCACTCCTGTGCCGCTACAGCTCTGGCCGACTGTCAGGAAGGGGCCGCAGATCTGTgggagaagctgaaggaggagtcCCGCAGAATGGACATCCGTGGAAGCCTGTTTGAACTCTGCGGGCGCGGGAACGCCGCCCCCAGCCTGTCCGCCGGAAGGGGCGTGGCCTTGGTGCTCAGCGTGCTGCCCACCATACTGACTGGGCTGGCCTTTTAA